In Peromyscus leucopus breed LL Stock chromosome 9, UCI_PerLeu_2.1, whole genome shotgun sequence, the sequence agtcagccgggcggtggtgacgcacgcctttaatcccagcactcgggaggcagagccaggcggatctctgtgagttcgaggccagcctggactaccaagtgagttccaggaaaaggcacaaagctacacagagaaaccctgtctcgaaaaaccaaaaaaaaaaaaaaaaaaaaaagaaagaaagaaagaaaaaaaagactcaagTCATGTAGCTGTCACAGAAACATGACCAGAAATACTCTGAAGAGATGGGAGAATGtcaaggtgtatgtgtgtgtgtgtgtgtgtgtgtgtgtgtgtgtgtgtgtgttatggggaAAGATGAGAGCTGACTCATAGGCACTACCACCTCCAAAGAaatagcacacgcttttaatctcagcactcaggaggcagagccaggcagatctctggatctctggatcttgaggccagcctgggctacaaagagagatgcaggacaggcggggggggggcggagaaATAGCAGTGTTAAGTATGTAATTCAGGAATACAGAGATCAATAACTATAAAATTGTCTAATGAATTGAAAGTTAATACTTtgagggctgggggctggggcttTCAATGGTCTCTGTGAACCTTGTAGAACTGACTGACTTCAGTCCAGGAGTGTCATACTTAGCTTCAGCTATGAACTTGGAGTGACCTGGAGTGACCtgggcataggaaacctcaattgaggaactgactagataagattggcctgtggctaacTGCTACCagaggggagggcccagcccactgtgggtggtgtcatccctaggcaggtggacctgggctgtgtaagaaaagcagctgagcaagTCAGAAGGTAAGCAGCTTCCTCCAAGGTGTAGTTCCCGCCTTGGCTTTCCTCTCTCTCACCTTCTCACTGGGAAGGCATATTAATTCTGTAATAGATGGGCTGTAACCTGTCGGCCAAACATGCCTTCTCTTTATTGCGCCCAAATAAACACTCAAATTGCTTTTGAGTAGTATTTTATCATAGAGAGGCAAACTATGAGCGGTCAGCAGGCTTTCTCTCTAAAAAGACAGATGGTAGATATTTCACACAGGACTAACTGCGCACCTGGCCAAGGGCAGGATGGAAATTGGACCTATTTGTTCAACAATTACTAAGGATTTTAAGGAGGCTGGAATGTACCCAAGTGTAGGCCCTTCAGAGTCTTTGTAGGGCGCCAGGGCAGAGCTCTGTATGCAACTATTGAGGAGCATGCCCTTGAAGCTGGCCACTGTCACAGCTACTCAAGTCTGTCATAACCTGAAAGCAGTCTCTAGAGATACATCAATAAATGAGTCCAGCTGTGCTCCaataaaactttaattaaaaatcgGTGGCCCACTGACTGTTGTTTTCTGGATAGAAGTGTGTGTATCTAAAGCAATGaaacttcaaataaataaatgaaattgtgGGAGGCTTGGtggtccatgcctataatcccagtaccagggaaactgaggaagaaggaTTTCAAGTTTCTgggcagcctggctacatagcaaggcccaaaaatgaaaaaaaaatcaggagcttCGGAGCTGTTGATCAAgtacttgccacataagcatggtgaactgagtttggttccccagcacccatggaaataGCCAGCCACAGcggtgcacacctggaatccagctctggggaggcagaggatccctggagctgactTCCACCGAATCTGGTCTAATCGGTGAGCAGGAGGTTCAAGGAAAGACCCTTGAATAGGTatagagcaattgaggaagacacctgatgtcgaCCTTGGGCTTCCACATGTGcgaatatgcacatgtgtatggacacatgcatgcacacatgtgaacacgagcatacacacaaaggaaggaaagttggtagagtgcttgctagcaTGCATGGAGTTCTGAGTTCAGTACCAGCACCGTGTAAaactgggaatggtggcacaagcctgtaattccagcactcgggggggggggggtggaggtacgaggatcagaagttcaaggtcacctacatagcaagttctaggccagcagcTAGAATACTTAacaaccctgtcccaaaacacaacaaaaacaaaaaaacaaaaaaagaaagaaaaaagcaagaaaggaaaagtgagctgggccacagtggcacacacctttaatcccagcactctggaggcagaggcaagcagatctctgtgagttcgaggccagcctggtctccaaattgagttccaggaaaggcacaaagctacacagagaaaccctgtctccaaaacaaaacaaaaaaaaaaaaaaaaggaaaagtggtGCATGGTGTACTCAcatgtaatcctggcacttggtaggaagaggcaggaggcaaGCAGGAAGTttagtagttcaaggtcatcctcagctaaaacagagagtttgaagccagccttggctaccagagaccctgtgtcaaaacaaaacaaagcaaaacataggAATGCTGGCTGGGAtatggaggtgggagtgggggacagTGTCcctgttggtgagaatgtaaattaGTGCAAAATGGATGTCAATGTAGATATCCCTCAAAATACCTAAAAGAGCTGGTCCTGGCGACgcatgtctgtcatcccagtgcttaggaggcaggaagcagaaggatcagaagtttgaagCCATATGGACCAGCTCAATGTatatggagaccctgtctcaaaaacaaacagggtagctgggcagtggtggtgcatgcctttaatcaagGCActggtccagcctggtctacagagagagagttccaagatagccaaagatatacagagaaaacctgtctagaaaaaaagcaacctaaacaaacaaaaacaaactaacaaaacaaacggtctggagagatgcttccatggttaagagcactggctgtttttccagaggaccccaggttcagttcccaacacctaagtggtggctcacaactgtctgtaactccagccccgggggatccaacaccctcttctggcctcctcacgcactaggcacacacataacatttttattataatttaaatttttttatctttttaaataacagaaaatattttatgtgtttttatgggGTACAATatagttttgttgtttatttttaattaacataaaatgTATACAAAAATAGTTAAAGCCTAAAACAGAGTATACAATAACCATATGAACCAGCAGCCGCACTCCAGGGTGTATACTGAGAGATCTACAGCAGCAACCAGAGGTCCCTGTACATCCTGTCTGCCAGGCTCTGTTTACAGCAGTCCAGGAATGGAGTTAGAGTAGATGGCTGTcagcagataaatggataaagaaagcatTATGTAGtgtagtatatatatttatataggatttatatttatatatatgtgaaatatatatcCAGTCATCGAGAAGAATTAAATAATGGCATTTGCGggaaaattgatggaactagagatCATCAGATAAGGGAAGTAAGCCACACTCAGAAAAACAGATATTTCATGTTTATTCTCATACACAGAATCTGGACTTAAAAGCAAAAAGGGCCTGAAAGTAGAAGCAAGActatgagaagaggaagaagcctgggaggagggaggagggaggagggaggagggtacCGGTGTGAATACGGCAAGTACATGATGCAGATGTACGAAAACATCATAATGAAAGCTAGGGAGAGAGCTCGCTGGCAAAGCGCTTGTCTGTGTCAGCACAGAGCCTGAGtctggatcctcagcacccacgaAAAGGTCAGGCATGGCTGAATGCACTTGTAATTCCACtgttagggaggcagagagagacagacagacagacagccaaaGACAAGAGAGAACTCCATGGACCAGGGAATGTCCTCGGATCCACAGGGCTGATGTCATACTCCAACAATCATGAATTATCCAGTCCAGAATCCTGAGAACAAATGTAAACAAGCCCACCTCACACACCTTGAAGCTTGCTCCTAGAGCCCAGGCGGCCTGCGCCTGGGGGCCTGGCCTGGTCCAGCCTGCCGGGAAGGATGGGACTTTCCAGCTCTCCCTCCTGAACTGAAAGCCATGCCAGGCTGCCCACCCTTCCTGCCCATGAGCTTTCTCTTCTGAGCAGCCACGCCGCTGCTGGGTCTCCCGTCCCTTGGCAGCTCCCCGCTTGGCacagcacaggcaggcaggctcgAGGCCCTGGGAAAATTCCTAACCTTTGCTTTGGTTTCCTCCGGCTCTTGGCAGCTCCCGGGAGGCCCTGGGCACATGTGCCCCAGGCTTGACATACTGAAGTGCTCCATTGTTCTCACTGCCCTCCTCGGCCTCAGGCCGGCTCCCTCTCTTGTACCCTCCTATGAGGAGCCCTGCTGGGCACCCGCATCTCCCGACAAAGCTGTGCTGAGGAACAGGTGCCAGTCAAGAGTGGAGGTAGGAtctgtccccagccctgtgtgGCACAGACAGGAGGGGATGATGCTGAGCCTGAGTGGGAGCTGGGAAACCTGaatctctcctcccctttccttcctggaCTCTGGTGACCTTGAGTCAGGCCGCCTCCCACTCCTGGAAATGTACAGAGGCTGCGTCCCTCGAGACACAGAGAGGGGATGCGGGAAGGCTGACAGCCTGTGGAAGGGGGCGGGGGCTGGTGCTTTCTGCGGAATGGATGTGCCTGGCTGCTGTGGACGCCTTTGCGATAGTGTGTCTTTGCTAGTCAAGGAGCCCATCTCTACAGGTTCTTCCTGGCTTGAGGGTGTCCTTTCTGGCAGCCTTGTTCTCTGAGGTCTGCATCCAGCTGTTAGTGTGACCATCCCAGGTCACAGAAGTCATCCTCCTGGGGCTCTGTCCCTGGACGGGAGCGGTGGATTGTGGTATATCTTGGCAGGGAAGCCATTCAACAGCCAGCCTGGACCTGCGACTCCCTGAGTCGAGGCATCTAAGGTGCCTCAGCCATGGTCTGTGAGGCTCTTCCCTACTTACGCCCAGAAGCCTGCGTCCAGAAGCAGGTACAGATACAAAGGCACAGTGTTGGCTCCACTCCGCTGCTGTGTGAGCTCTAGTGACGTGCTGAACAGCTCTGGGCCTTGAACTACCGGCTACAAAAGTCCCCAGTGTTCCTTCCGTGAGGGGGAGCCTGCTGCTGGGACACTTTACACTCCCACCCCTCATTTGAGTGCATCAGGATAGGGAGCACCTGGCTCCAACCCTTTTGAGACCTGAGGTCCTGAATGGCATCCCCACGCCTGAGATGTCACGACATCCTGGTCCAGTATGGCCCCTACCACAGACCCAGTCGCTGGAGCGGCTGACTTGGGTCTGAGGAGCCCACACGCTAAACACACAACCAAGCCGAGGAACTAGGAAGAATCTCTTCCCTTTGACATCCAAAGGTGCTCCTTGCTCggtccctggccctggccctgcaaGATCCCCCAGGGGTGTAGGAAGCAGCTAACCATGACCCTCTTTTGCACTGGGGCCTGGCAGTCGGGGGCCACCGGCTGTGGAGGTCCCGACTTGGTTTGTttcactgttcttccaaaggcTCTTATCCCTGTGAGTCCAGGGCCTGCCTGGTCCCAGGTCTCTGGACGTTGGAGGGCCAGAGAGCAGGAGGCCTGGGTCTGGCAGCAGAGGTTTGGTGATTGATGCGGAtgctgcctctccccacccccaactgatGGAGtactggaacccagggcctgggtcctctccccctccccttcccctgctcTTCAAGGACCTGAGCGTCCCTTCTGCCTCCTGTCACAGGAACACGGGAAGCAATCAGCCCGGGAAGCGGCAGcgtttccttcctttcccaccgGCTCTCCGGATACTTCAATAACTTGAGCTTAGACTGTGGGGTCCGAGCTTCTGGGGACGTGGAAAGGAAACCCCAGTAGGCAGGAGTCCTAGCTTGGGTGACCTGGTCATTTCTGGGCCCAGTGCAGTATGCACAAACCCTCTAGTCTCCAGAGCCTAGGGCAACACCGTCCAGGCAAAGATGGGGTGTCCTCTGCTCTCAGGGGCTAAGGGGCAAACAGGCCCTGGCCACACCCAGGAGGTGGGAAGAACCAAAGCTCCTCCCTCCCAACCCTCAAGttcttccatccttcccttcACAGTGGGAGGAGGGACTTGCTGCTGGTGGCTCTGGGGAGGAGaggcttgcccccccccccccccgccccgaagCCCTGAAGCCAGAGGTGGGTGGCAGGATTGCCCCCATCAACAGTCACCTGTGCGTGAGAGCCGGAGTAGAACCGGGGATGGACAGAGCACCTCTTCTCCCTACACCGCCAGACCCACCCCTTCCTCACTAGGCAGGGCTTGCTGCCTGTCACCCTGCGGCTTCTCCCTGGCTAAGCCTGCTTTCCAGAAAGTGCCCAACAGCTATTCCCCTGAGCGTGTCATGGAAACCTGGCCCAGGGCAGATTTGTCTGGGAAGCCCATCACAGTCCCTTTCGTGTGTAGTggggaggctgtgtgtgtgtgggggcggtgAGTTAGCCGCCGCTCAGCCTTACAGATCGAGGGGCTCCACTCAGAGCTGAGTATAAAAGGAAAGGTCCAGCTCTCCTTGGCTGTGACCTAGGGCAAGTGACTCAGCCACTGTGAGGTGAGCCTCCTGCTCCTCTACTGTGAGCAAGGCTGTTGGGAAAATAATGGAGAGAATCCTTGAAAAGCTGTGCCCCAGAGGCTGGCCCAGCAAGTGGCACCTGGGGTCTACCTTGGACAAGTTCAGCCATGAGACTCCAAACCCCGAGGGACAGACCTAGAGTCTAGGGCACCTCCAAGCATACAGAGGATGTTGGAAAACCACGTCTGGGGGCAGCTGTATCCTGTCCATCCAGGAGGCCTCATGGAATTGTTCTAGGATTCCCTGCCTCCATGAGCTCAGGGGACCCTGGCACCCTCACTCACTGTTTGGTCCTGGCCTGGTACCTGGGGCACTTCGATCCAACTGCCTCCCCTGGGAGCACTGTCCCCTAGGGCTTAGGCTGGGCCAGCCTTGCTGGGGTTCAGCTTTCAGGGCTGAGTTCCTTCGAAGAGCAGGAGCTGGAAGCATCTAGAACACCAGTCCCTCTGAGTCCCGTGCTGGTAACTGATGGTGGGAGCCGCTTCCTCTATGGCAGTCCCAGTCAAAGTTCCTGCTAAGGGTCAAGCCGGACCACCCTGGCATCCTCAGCCTGGACCCTGAAGTACCCAGATCCAGGAAACTAGCACCCGTTAGCCACACATCAGTCCATTCCACAGATGCGTATCTGGGGCTCAGATATCATCCCATGACCTCTACCAAGGCCAGGATCTCCTTACCGTCCAATGGAGTCCCTGCTGGTATCTGCAGCCTCCATTTCCCAGGCTGCAGGCACCCTGGGCCTTTGGGGATCTGAGAACCTGGTACCAGGGTCCCGTGCCCCGGCTCCCAGAAGTCCCCAGCTCAGGCACCCCCCAAGGCCCAGCAGCAGGGTCAGGATCATGGCGAGGGGCAGGCGTAGCTGGCTCCACTGAGGCTCAACCTTGCAAGTGACTCCCAAATTTGCTGGTGATGTGGTCTTCAAGTAAAACCTcggaaagcaaagaaaacatgggGATAACAAAGGGAGGAAGTGGCCTGGTCCGGCCCACCCGGTAAGTCTCATCCGCTCCCGCCTCTTCCAGGCTGGCCCCCTCTGAGGTCACCAGCCAATTCCTGTGTCCTAAGGACACTTGAATCAGGACATTGGGGGTGTGGGAGACACTTGAGGGTGGCCCTATCAAACCCATGTCTACAGGACTCTGTTCCAGGCCCCCCTGGAGATGGGATCGTAGAAAGTGTCAGCCTCAGGAGATCTGGTGCCACCCACGCTGTTGGCCAGGAAGTGGGAAGCAGGCACATCATGCCTTCTTGGCACCTTTTGGTGCTGGGCTATGGGAACCAGCAGGTGGGTGGTAGATGCTAGAATCACACAGCACGTGGCCCAGTCCAGGGTGTGGGGAAGCATTGTGTTTCTGGTCTCAGCTTTCTGACAGGTTTGACTGGAAAGCCCAGGCTCAGGAGCATCCAGGATGCTGTGGACAGCTGGACAGCCATGGCAGTTTCCAGATTAGTCACTCACTGGACAGACCCTGACCCCTGCCCAACCTGGGACACGGAGGCATCGGCCAAGGCACTTAGCTTCTGCACACAACACCTGGGGCACAAGACCACCATGGCTTTCCAAGGATGAATGAGGGACAGTGATAGATTGGGATGTGTCCAGCCTCCTGCAAGCATCCCCTCCCCTGGGATGGCAGGAGTCAGCAGGGCAGAACTGAGCCAGCAGGGGCCCAGGCTCTGCTCTCTGGTGTCCCCCCCTGGGGCATGCTTTTCTCCAGTCCGCCCTCCCTGCCCGGGGCTGGCTGGGCtccagccagcagccacagcatcaATATTTCATCCACGTCAATAAGGGGCGGCGGCGTTGGCGGCGTCAGGGACAGCGGCTGCAGCGGCACTTGCCAGCTCCGGTCCACAGCTCACAGCAGTCAGGTCCCATCCAAGTAACCACCATGGATGTCTTCAAGAAAGGGTTCTCCATTGCCAAGGAGGGTGTGGTGGGTGCCGTGGAGAAGACCAAGCAGGGAGTGACAGAGGCTGCTGAGAAGACCAAGGAGGGGGTCATGTATGTGGGTGAGTGTGGccggtggggcggggcggggcgggacaGAGGGCTCCCTAAAGGAGGGCCGATCCTGCTACCTTCCCTTTGCTGATCCGCACGCCCCCACCCCCCGATTCCGGGGAGCACTTTGAGAGATGAAACCCTGgttgttgaggcagggtccccACGTCCCGGAGAACACGCTAGTATCTGTCTTTGgaactttgggggggggggacctctGAGGTCTCTAGGATCAGGGTGCCACTCAGACTACCTGGGTGTACACACATCTGGGGTTGCCTAAGCCTGGAGACCCGGAGGCAATGATCTGCTCAGGTGGACCCCACCTTCTCCAGTGGGAGCTGCTGCAGTCAAGTCGGACGCATGACCCCACTTAGGCTAGAGGGAAGGGGTAGACTGTGGAGATGGGCCCAGGTGGGTGTTCAACCCACCCCAGCTCTCTGGTCTCCCTCCAAAGAGGGGGCAGGGGTGGCCAAGCCTGTGACTCagctttctctgctctgttcAGCTGCTGCTTCTGAGGCCCGGGCCACACCCATGCAGGGACCATAGACCCACCAGTGACCCTACCTCAGGCCTGGTGTCCTTtgtccccacttcctgtcctgtcTCCTTCCCGTTTGTCCTCTGTCCTTCAGACATAGCAGGAAATGTCCCTTTGAAGGGGCTGCACTCCCCAGACACCATCCTCATCCCCTCccgacccacccccaccccagggggtTCAGCTATCCACCCTGACTGCCCGAACACCTCTTTCCTCCACTAGGCAACAAAACCAAAGAGAATGTGGTGCAAAGTGTAACTTCAGGTAAGGCGGCCCACCATCAGGGACCCACGAATCTTGCCCTATACCCAGGGCCCACACCCAGAGTCCACCTAAGTCCCAGGTGACCCAAACTACCCTGTTCCCTGACGACAGACCTCAGTAGGCCCCTGCTCTCCCCATCACATTGTTGCTGCCCTAGAATCAGAGAAAGGCATGGAAATAAGCAGGAGTCGGACATCCGGACTCTGGGAAGGGGCTGTTCTCCCCAGCTTGGGTGGGCAGCAGGGGAGAGGGCCAGGGCCGAGTCCAGCCAGAATCCTCTGCAGTGGCTGAGAAGACCAAGGAGCAGGCCAATGCCGTCAGTGAAGCTGTGGTCACCAGTGTCAACACGGTGGCCACCAAGACCGTGGAGGAGGCAGAAAACATCGTGGTCACCACCGGGGTGGTACGCAAGGTGAGCCTCGCTCATGTCCTTTCCTTGGGCTCTCTGGCAACAGCAGACACCGGTGGGCACACAGGGGAGGATTGTTACACTGCTTGACTCACAAGCGGCACCCATTGTGTGTGTTGAGATGACTTGGCGTCTTTACACCTGTTCGTATCTGGaatcctcaccccacccctacagTGGGGACTTGGGGTTCATTTTATGCACAAAGAAAGCGACACTTAAACCACGCCCAGCTCATCACTTTCAGCATTTAGGAACTAAATTTCACAAGTGAATTCGGGGCCTTGTATGGTGAAAGGCAGCCTTCTAGACAGGCTCAAGTTTCCAAGCCACCACCAGGGCTACCTGTTATCCTTTGTCCAACCTCCCTCTGTCCCAGGGTCCGGCCGCTGCCTCCCCGTGAAGCAGTGGGGGAAGCGCTGCCCCCTGGTGGTGGACAAGCAGTAGGGCTCGGACTCCACCCTCGGCTGAAGTCTTTGTGTGGGCGTGTGGGTTGTATGTGCAGTGCAGGAATGGTGCAGATGTATGTGGAAGTGTATGCatgaacaggtgtgtgtgtgtgtgtgtgtgtgtgtgtgtgtgtgtactgaaagGACAGCACCATCGGGCTCTCTGGGGATAGATGTCTGAGCACTCAGTAAGCTCTGCTTTTAAGCACTTTACACTTACCCTTTTAATGGGCTCCCAAGTTCCACAAAACAGGATGTGGAAAGGAAAGCCTGGAGACATTAGGTGATGAGCCACAGTCGCACGACTAGTTCACGTGAGCGTGGAGCTCCCATAAGTGGCCAGCTCCTGGGCTGTACTCTTGAAAGACTGAGTATAGATTGTGCAGGGATGGGGATTCCAGAATGGAGGTCGGGGAGGAAGCTGATTCCAAAGACTTGTCATCTTGAGCCCCAATGGTGGAACCCCATCGTCTCACCCAGCCGATGAGGCAGAAGTCTGACCTGAGGAGTGGGTAGAAAGGGAGGGGTCTCCCATCCCACACGCCTGCTCTGGGGCCAGCGCAGCGTCTCTTGTCACTGGGGTGTGCCTGTGTACCTCTGCAGACGGTATGACTTTGGAAAGAGATCCTATCCGGGTCCGCATTTCCTCATCTGAAATGGCACCATGTAggggaaaaggcagagaaaggatgccAGGAAACAGTTCTGCCGGGCACATGGTGagcacccaccaccaccatcatcgtCACCGCTGTCACCAGCACTGTTAGCATCTCCAGATGCTCTAAGTACAGTAAGATGATGAAGGGTCTCTGCTCATCTGAGACCTGGCCAGCGGAGGCCTGGCTGCAGGCAGCGGAGGGTCAGTGTGTCTTCCCACAGCCTGTGTCCTCTTTGCACCCCTGTAGGAGGACTTGGAAAAATCTGCGCCTGCACAGGACCAGGAGGCCAAAGAGCAAGAGGATGAAGAGGTAAGATCAGGACTCCCAGGGTACACCAGAAAGTTCCGGCAGAGACCGGAACCACACAGACCATCTTCATTTCTGAGTCCTGGGAAACTTTCCACAGCCTCCCACAGGGACGTGGGTGTGGCAGACCTGGGCTTGAGTGCATGATCTCCTCATAAGTGACCCTTTCCTGGTGATCAGGGAGAGCTGTGGGTCCCGAGCTGAGTGcaagtctctctccctccttccctccctccctccctttctctcctcccctcgcTGCCAGGCCAAGAGTGAAGGAGACTAGGAGGCTGCCATCAACCACAGAGGCCCAAGGGACACCCCCTCTACCTTGGACCCTGCCCCCACCTGGCACAGAAAGTGCCCTGTGTAGAGCGCCCTGCAGGTTGCCCGTGTTCTCTGCTCCCCAGCTCGGTGCCTCAAGCCTgtccacgcacgcacgcacgctacTGCCAGCGCCAGCGCCCCCTGCTGGCTCCTCTTGCCCTATGGTCCTTTGGATCCCACAGTTCAGACGCCgctgtgatttctttcttttctctttttaatgatTCCAAATAAAACCTGAGTCCCACTCCCACCCACGCCTCTTCTCTGTGCTGCGCCATCACTCATGAAGCCCCCTGGACATCCTCAGGGGAAAAAAGACAGCTGCCCAGCATTTGATGGGACCGGGTACCCTTCAAGACATACAGAGTTCTACGGCACCCGTGCCTTCAGGAGCGCTGCCCCCCCCACTGTCTTTAGCAGTAGGGTGGTGGCCTTTCTCTCAGCTCCCCAGATAACAGGCAGCTGATCCTGTCCGCAGTAGTGCAACTGGACGGTTCCGGTTTCAGCCTCAGCACCGAAACCCCTTTAGAGTGGAATCCACCACCTTCCTGGTTCGCTGGGTCTGAGGACGCTCAGGCAGGCAGAGGGCGAGAAGAATGTCGGCACAATAATAACTTGCGAGCAGTCATGCGAGGGCACACACAGCAGAGCAGAATGGCCCCGAGGCTCCTCCCACCTGGCCCCAGGCATCCTCGGATAGGTGGGTTTTCTTTTCCTATCTAGCCCAGGAGCCTACAGGACagcatcaagaaaagaaaatggcattgGTGTATCTGGGACGGCGAatagagctcagtggcagaatgcttgcctatcaAGTCCGAGGCCGTACGTTCAACCCTCAGCgttgcaaatgaataaataaacacagcaGGTATATACCACAGTAAGctttgagaaggaaaggaggtttttgttgttgttgttgttgagacagggtttctctgtgtagttttggtgcctgtcctggatctccctctatagaccaggctggccttgaactcacagagatcctcctggctctgcctcccgagtgctgggattaaaggcgtgcaccactgccaccccgAGAGAAGGAGAGGAATTAAGGAATTGAGAGTTTAAACAACTT encodes:
- the Sncg gene encoding gamma-synuclein — its product is MDVFKKGFSIAKEGVVGAVEKTKQGVTEAAEKTKEGVMYVGNKTKENVVQSVTSVAEKTKEQANAVSEAVVTSVNTVATKTVEEAENIVVTTGVVRKEDLEKSAPAQDQEAKEQEDEEAKSEGD